One Streptosporangium becharense genomic window, CTTCAGGTGCTGCTGGAGACCAACCTCAACGTCGCGGAGACGGCGCGGCGGCTGCACTTCCACTACAACACGCTGCGCTACCGGATCGGCAAACTGGAGCGCCTGCTCGGCGGCTTCACCGAGGACGCCCACCTCCGGCTGAACCTGACCCTGGCCCTTCACGTCCTGCGGATGCGCGGGATCTAGACTCGGGGCGTGAACGAGACCTTCGAGCTGGAGACCGAATACATCCCGCTCTGCGACCTGCTCAAGTACTGCGGCGTGACCGAGACGGGCGGCCAGGCCAAGCTCCTCATCTCCGGCGGCGAGGTGCTGGTGGACGGCCGGGTGGAGCTCCGCAAGACCTGCAAGATCCGTGACGGCCAGGTCGTCTCCGGCCACGGCTTCGAGATCCACGTGACAGCCGGGTAGCGGCCCGCGCCTCACCGGGGACGCGGCGGCGGCGTGCGCAACGCGTCGGCTGATCGGCCACTCAGATTTGGCAGATCATGACGATGTACGGGTATGACATCAGTCCTAATGTGCCCGCAACGGTAGTTGAGTGGACTCGCCGGAGGGATGCCCGCGGGGTGGCCACCGACCGACGGCCCGGTGAAAGGTGGGGCTCGATGGTTCCAGGTTGGACGAAACACGGCGACGGCAAGACCCTGGCCCCGGGGGAGGTCGTCAGACCGGACGAGCGGCTCTCCTGGCCACGCATGGTCGGTTTCGGCGCGCAGCACGTCGTGGCCATGTTCGGCGCGACGTTCGTCTTCCCCCTGGTGATGGGGCTCGACCCCAACGTCGCCATCATGTTCTCCGGCATCGGGACGATCCTGTTCCTGCTCATCGTGAAGGGGAGGGTCCCCAGCTACCTGGGGACCAGCGCGTCCTTCGTGGGCGGCGTGCTCGCCATCCGGGCCCTGTTCGGCGGTGACACGCCCGCCGTCGACGCGATCGTCACCGGGGCCATCCTCGTCGCCGGGCTCGTCCTCGCGCTCGTCGGCGCGGCGATCCACTTCCTCGGTGTGCAGATCATCCACCGGATCTTCCCGCCCGTCGTCACCGGCGCGGTCGTCATGCTGATCGGCTTCGGCCTGGCGTACGTCGTCGCCGACGTCTACTGGCCGCAGGACCGGTGGATCGCGCTGATCACGATGAGCGTCACCTTCGTCATCATCGTGCTCTTCAAGGGTTTCGTCGGCCGGATCGGCATCCTGCTCGGGCTGGTCATCGGCTTCCTCCTCTCCTGGGGGGCCGACCGGGTGTTCGGGCCCGTCACCCCCTACGACGCCGCGGGCGCCGCGCTCGCGCCGCGTCCGCGGGTGAACTTCGACGCGGTGGCCCAGGCCGACTGGATCGGCCTGCCCGACATGCACTTCCCCGACGTGAGGTTCTCCGCCGTCCTGCTGGTGCTCCCGGCCGTGATCGCGCTGGTCGCCGAGAACATCGGGCATGTCAAGGCCGTCGGCGAGATGACCCGTACCGACGTCGACCCGTACATCGGCCGGGCCGTCGCCGGTGACGGCGTCGCCACCGCGCTCGCCAGTTCCTTCGGCGGCTCCCCGACCACCACCTATGCCGAGAACATCGGCGTCATGGCCGCCACCCGCGTCTACTCGACCGCCGCCTACTACATCGCCGCGATCATCGCGATCCTGTTCGGCCTGTGCCCCAAGTTCGGCGCGCTGGTCGCCGCCACGCCGGGCGGCGTGCTCGGCGGCATCACCGTCATCCTGTACGGCATGATCGGCCTGCTCGGCGCGAAGATCTGGATCGAGAACCGGGTCGACTTCTCCGACCCGGTCAACCTGGTCCCGATCGGGGCGGGCATCATCCTCGCCATCGGCCCGGTCAAGCACATGATCAGCGGGGAGTTCACGCTTGAGGGCATCGCGCTGGGCACCATCGTGGTAGTGGTGGGCTACCACGTGCTCCGGGCCATCGCCGGCGGCCGGAACGACGGGGCCGGCCCGCAGGCGCCGGAGACGCGACGAGAGGCCACCAGTTGAAGCCACCCCCGTTCGACTACCACGCTCCCCGCTCGCTCGGCGAGGCGCTCGACACCCTCGCGGAGGTCGGGGAGCACGGCAAGGTGCTCGCCGGCGGGCAGAGCCTCATCCCGATGCTCAACATGCGACTGGCCGCCCCCGGGCACCTCGTCGACATCAACCGCCTGCCCGGCCTGGCGGACCTCGACGTGGAGCCCGGCGGCGTCCGGGTCGGTGCCCTGGCCAGGCACGCCCAGGTGGAGCGCTCCGAGCGGGTGGCCGCCGTCCAGCCGCTGCTGCGCCGGGCGCTCCGCCTGGTCGCCCACCCGGTGATCCGTAACCGCGGCACCGTGGTCGGCAGCCTCGCCCACGCCGACCCGGCCGCCGAACTGCCCGCCGTGCTCGCCCTGCTGGGCGGCTCGGTGCGGCTGGCGCG contains:
- a CDS encoding RNA-binding S4 domain-containing protein, which codes for MNETFELETEYIPLCDLLKYCGVTETGGQAKLLISGGEVLVDGRVELRKTCKIRDGQVVSGHGFEIHVTAG
- a CDS encoding uracil-xanthine permease family protein, yielding MVPGWTKHGDGKTLAPGEVVRPDERLSWPRMVGFGAQHVVAMFGATFVFPLVMGLDPNVAIMFSGIGTILFLLIVKGRVPSYLGTSASFVGGVLAIRALFGGDTPAVDAIVTGAILVAGLVLALVGAAIHFLGVQIIHRIFPPVVTGAVVMLIGFGLAYVVADVYWPQDRWIALITMSVTFVIIVLFKGFVGRIGILLGLVIGFLLSWGADRVFGPVTPYDAAGAALAPRPRVNFDAVAQADWIGLPDMHFPDVRFSAVLLVLPAVIALVAENIGHVKAVGEMTRTDVDPYIGRAVAGDGVATALASSFGGSPTTTYAENIGVMAATRVYSTAAYYIAAIIAILFGLCPKFGALVAATPGGVLGGITVILYGMIGLLGAKIWIENRVDFSDPVNLVPIGAGIILAIGPVKHMISGEFTLEGIALGTIVVVVGYHVLRAIAGGRNDGAGPQAPETRREATS